In [Limnothrix rosea] IAM M-220, one DNA window encodes the following:
- a CDS encoding pentapeptide repeat-containing protein: protein MLTKSEQLQLLKSDVTAWNQWRSANDNIELDLSGGDFAGADLAAADLIVVNLTGANFSEANLTGADFRGSILRGANLFAAYLAEALLSHGKLLAANLSRANLTGATLASANLVRANLMGARLFQANLASTDLTAADLGAARLTAVNLANATLVQTKLIGTNLKQAILTNANLRGAILRGTNLKQANLENANLQATDLTGADFSEANLTTANLSKAIAHHTTFRRSILTGACVEQWRISRSSDFQGVKCDYIFDEPSRRSPGRPDKSFGAFGFRLWLMDYLKDH from the coding sequence ATGCTGACAAAATCGGAACAGCTACAGCTCCTAAAAAGTGATGTTACGGCTTGGAATCAATGGCGCAGTGCGAATGACAATATTGAGCTGGATTTGTCGGGGGGAGATTTTGCCGGAGCAGATTTGGCGGCAGCGGATCTAATCGTGGTGAATTTGACGGGGGCAAATTTTTCGGAAGCGAATTTAACGGGTGCTGATTTTCGGGGGTCAATTCTGCGGGGGGCTAATCTGTTTGCGGCTTATCTGGCGGAGGCTTTGCTGTCCCATGGGAAATTATTGGCGGCCAATTTATCGCGGGCAAACCTGACGGGGGCAACTCTAGCTTCGGCGAATCTGGTGCGGGCAAATTTGATGGGCGCAAGGCTCTTTCAAGCGAATCTTGCTTCAACGGATTTAACGGCGGCGGATTTGGGGGCGGCGAGGTTAACGGCGGTAAATCTTGCTAATGCAACTTTGGTGCAAACAAAACTCATCGGCACAAATTTGAAGCAAGCAATTCTCACTAATGCAAATCTCCGAGGGGCAATTTTACGGGGTACAAATCTAAAACAGGCGAATCTCGAAAATGCGAATTTACAGGCAACGGATTTAACGGGGGCGGATTTTTCTGAGGCGAATCTGACAACTGCTAATCTTTCTAAGGCGATCGCCCACCATACGACTTTCCGACGATCAATTTTGACGGGGGCTTGCGTAGAGCAGTGGCGAATTAGCCGTTCAAGCGATTTCCAAGGGGTAAAGTGTGATTATATTTTCGATGAACCGTCCCGGCGATCGCCCGGCAGACCAGACAAATCTTTCGGTGCCTTTGGGTTTAGGCTGTGGCTTATGGACTATCTAAAGGATCACTGA
- a CDS encoding O-antigen ligase family protein: MKHLHLFPDNRLPLFAELGIFLYPIAPGLGAIFLGIQLIRSTKHFNKQLLREPITWCFGGISVWLFFVTALSPYRVDSLLGMANYLPFFLFFLTFSHLLNRADYLARMAWLFVLPSSAVALLGLGDLWLGWQTPDFIWSLFGWELTGVGNPAGRVASTFMYANICAAYLLMCFLLGIGLWLRDFRWQNFTKSKLFLYLSFTLFIDFVALILTNSRNVWAIAFLGILVYALYIGWWWICAFAAGFLAAVLGASFGQEPWRDSLRQVVPYYFWGRLSDQMYADNRATESLRITQWQFLGEMIRQRPLTGFGLRSFTPAYDAAMDRWLGHPHNLYFMLTSEIGIPVAGFFIGLIGWILAQGAIAWRGLKNKSDKLILFSYLVAFGGYSLFNLLDVTALDLRLNTFAWLLLAGIWGLGQQVNNARNQSQSDSSPE, encoded by the coding sequence ATGAAACACCTGCATCTTTTTCCCGACAACCGCTTACCACTCTTCGCCGAGCTGGGCATTTTTCTCTATCCCATTGCACCGGGTCTAGGCGCGATTTTCCTCGGCATCCAACTCATCCGCTCCACAAAACATTTTAACAAGCAGCTACTTCGGGAGCCAATAACGTGGTGCTTTGGCGGCATTAGTGTGTGGCTATTTTTTGTTACAGCATTGTCGCCATACCGAGTTGATTCGCTACTGGGCATGGCAAATTATTTGCCCTTTTTTCTGTTTTTTCTCACCTTTAGCCATCTTCTAAATCGTGCGGATTATTTGGCGAGAATGGCATGGCTCTTTGTGTTGCCTTCTAGTGCGGTGGCGTTGCTGGGCTTGGGAGATTTATGGCTCGGTTGGCAGACTCCCGACTTTATTTGGTCGCTATTCGGCTGGGAGTTGACGGGGGTCGGCAATCCGGCGGGTCGCGTCGCGTCAACGTTTATGTATGCGAATATTTGTGCTGCCTATTTATTGATGTGTTTTCTCTTGGGAATCGGGCTATGGCTCAGGGATTTTCGCTGGCAAAATTTTACAAAGTCAAAGCTTTTTCTCTACCTCAGCTTTACCCTCTTCATTGATTTTGTCGCGCTCATTCTAACGAACTCCCGTAATGTGTGGGCGATCGCCTTTCTGGGAATTTTAGTTTATGCCTTGTATATCGGTTGGTGGTGGATTTGTGCCTTTGCGGCGGGCTTTCTCGCAGCAGTTTTAGGAGCTTCCTTTGGCCAAGAACCGTGGCGGGATAGTTTACGGCAGGTGGTTCCCTACTATTTCTGGGGTAGATTGTCTGACCAGATGTATGCAGATAACCGCGCGACAGAATCTCTACGTATTACCCAATGGCAATTTTTGGGGGAGATGATCCGGCAACGACCGTTGACTGGGTTTGGCCTCCGCAGTTTTACGCCAGCCTATGACGCGGCAATGGATAGATGGCTCGGTCATCCCCATAATCTTTATTTCATGCTGACTTCGGAAATTGGGATTCCCGTGGCGGGATTTTTTATTGGGCTAATCGGTTGGATTTTGGCACAGGGGGCGATCGCCTGGCGCGGATTAAAAAATAAATCCGACAAGCTTATTTTGTTTAGCTATCTCGTGGCCTTCGGCGGTTATAGCCTATTTAATCTGCTGGATGTCACAGCGCTCGACCTGCGGCTAAACACCTTCGCTTGGCTGCTCTTGGCTGGCATCTGGGGTTTGGGGCAACAGGTAAATAACGCCAGAAATCAAAGTCAGAGCGACAGCAGCCCAGAATAA
- a CDS encoding zf-TFIIB domain-containing protein: MQCPKCREIELTDFDLGEELTSYHCEQCEGDWLSGERYQAWQQTQDRPAIVNTTLNLKSDFSPGETDSKAALCPECRRYLSRAKIPVVTPFYLERCPECNGFWCDRQEWDILQKLSLHTSLEYIFTSEWQHKVREQQHSVSERQALIQKLGQDLATEVFDLEEKLAATKDGDFAVAYLARRVTESQES, encoded by the coding sequence GTGCAATGTCCAAAGTGCCGAGAAATTGAATTAACAGATTTCGATCTAGGCGAAGAACTGACCAGCTACCACTGCGAGCAATGTGAGGGGGATTGGCTGTCGGGCGAACGCTACCAAGCTTGGCAACAGACCCAAGACCGCCCCGCCATCGTTAACACAACCCTGAATCTAAAATCGGACTTTAGCCCCGGCGAAACTGACAGTAAAGCCGCCCTTTGTCCCGAATGCCGCCGCTATTTATCCCGCGCCAAAATTCCTGTGGTGACACCGTTTTATTTGGAGCGTTGTCCAGAGTGCAACGGCTTCTGGTGCGATCGCCAAGAATGGGATATTTTGCAGAAGCTGAGCCTCCACACCAGTCTCGAATATATTTTTACCAGCGAGTGGCAACACAAAGTCCGGGAACAACAGCATTCCGTCAGTGAGCGCCAAGCTTTAATTCAAAAACTAGGACAGGATCTAGCAACTGAAGTTTTTGATCTAGAGGAAAAATTAGCTGCGACAAAAGATGGGGATTTTGCAGTGGCCTATCTCGCCCGTCGCGTCACAGAAAGCCAAGAATCCTAA
- the argS gene encoding arginine--tRNA ligase — protein sequence MKSILSQLKNAVSDALVKAFGEGCKDTDPLVVQASNPKFGDYQSNVALSLTKLLKKNPRVIAQELIDALDVAELCETPTIAGPGFINFTLKPSYLETLLKELQQSDRLGVETVANPQKVVVDFSSPNIAKEMHVGHLRSTIIGDSIARVLEFRGQDVLRLNHVGDWGTQFGMLITYLKEAYPDALTKADALDIGDLVGFYKKAKIRFDEDEAFKEASRKQVVALQSGDEESRQAWQLLCDQSRREFQKIYDTLDIKITERGESFYNPYLADVVKDLDEVGLLEEDAGAQCVFLEGFKNKDGDRLPLIVQKSDGGFNYATTDLAAIRYRIKEDGADRIVYVTDSGQAGHFAQVFQVAKRANFLTDDVEAVHVPFGLVQGEDGKKLKTRSGETIKLKDLLDEAIIRSRADIEKRLKEDDRQESPEFIEQVAKIVGIGAVKYADLSQNRTSNYIFSFDKMLALQGNTAPYMLYAYVRVQGVSRQGDIDLANLPTDTPIILSEPAELTLAKHLFQLGEVLEVVENDLMPNRLCEYLYELSRKFNQFYEACPILKAEGDRRTSRLILADTTARTLKLGLSLLGIEVLDRM from the coding sequence ATGAAATCGATATTATCTCAACTAAAAAATGCTGTTTCTGATGCTCTTGTAAAAGCATTTGGAGAAGGCTGCAAAGATACAGATCCCCTCGTTGTGCAGGCTAGTAATCCGAAGTTTGGTGATTACCAATCCAACGTCGCTTTATCACTAACAAAACTATTAAAGAAAAATCCGAGAGTTATTGCCCAAGAGCTGATAGATGCCCTTGATGTGGCAGAGCTTTGTGAAACGCCAACGATCGCCGGACCGGGATTTATTAATTTCACCCTAAAGCCTAGCTACCTCGAAACCTTATTAAAAGAACTCCAACAGAGCGATCGCCTCGGTGTTGAAACCGTCGCAAATCCTCAGAAAGTAGTGGTGGATTTTTCTAGCCCGAATATCGCCAAAGAAATGCACGTCGGACATTTGCGCTCAACGATTATTGGGGATTCCATTGCGCGGGTGCTGGAGTTTCGCGGGCAAGATGTACTGCGTTTAAACCATGTTGGGGACTGGGGTACACAATTTGGGATGTTGATTACGTATTTAAAAGAAGCCTATCCCGATGCGCTAACGAAAGCTGATGCCCTTGATATTGGTGATTTGGTGGGGTTTTATAAGAAAGCAAAAATTCGATTTGACGAAGACGAAGCCTTTAAAGAAGCCTCTCGTAAACAAGTGGTGGCATTGCAATCTGGTGATGAGGAAAGTCGTCAGGCATGGCAATTACTTTGCGACCAATCCCGCCGGGAATTTCAGAAAATTTATGACACCCTCGATATCAAAATTACTGAACGGGGCGAATCTTTCTACAATCCCTACCTCGCAGACGTGGTCAAAGATTTAGACGAAGTGGGGTTGCTGGAAGAAGATGCTGGCGCGCAATGTGTTTTCCTCGAAGGTTTTAAAAATAAGGACGGCGATCGCCTACCGTTGATTGTGCAAAAATCCGACGGTGGCTTTAACTATGCGACCACCGATTTAGCCGCAATTCGTTACCGCATCAAAGAAGATGGCGCAGATCGGATTGTTTATGTTACGGATTCAGGGCAGGCGGGACATTTCGCCCAAGTTTTTCAGGTGGCAAAACGCGCCAACTTTCTCACCGATGACGTGGAAGCTGTCCATGTACCCTTCGGTTTGGTGCAGGGTGAAGACGGCAAAAAACTGAAAACTCGTTCCGGCGAAACCATTAAGCTAAAGGATCTTTTAGACGAGGCGATCATTCGTTCCCGTGCCGATATCGAAAAACGCTTAAAAGAAGACGATCGCCAAGAGTCACCGGAATTTATTGAGCAAGTCGCCAAAATTGTCGGTATTGGAGCCGTAAAATATGCCGATCTCAGCCAAAACCGTACTAGTAACTATATTTTTAGTTTCGATAAAATGCTGGCGCTCCAAGGCAATACCGCACCCTACATGCTCTACGCCTATGTTCGAGTTCAAGGTGTAAGTCGTCAGGGAGACATTGACCTCGCCAATTTGCCGACCGACACACCCATTATTTTGTCTGAACCCGCAGAACTCACCCTTGCCAAACATCTTTTTCAACTGGGAGAGGTTTTAGAAGTGGTCGAAAACGACCTCATGCCCAACCGCCTCTGCGAATATCTCTATGAACTCAGCCGTAAATTTAATCAATTTTACGAAGCTTGCCCCATCCTCAAAGCAGAAGGCGATCGCCGCACTTCCCGACTAATTCTGGCGGACACCACAGCGAGAACATTAAAACTCGGTTTGTCTCTCCTTGGCATCGAAGTCCTAGACAGAATGTAG
- a CDS encoding DUF4346 domain-containing protein translates to MTVSAEALAVLDNEYSNRHIDLDPKGYFLIYLDREQGLICAKHFTNAINDQGLATDPETGEVLSCKGDLGRSHTTVYTGRTAKELGMKITEEADPCPISMFDHALYLGREFVRAEIALLTGAEYIQD, encoded by the coding sequence ATGACTGTTTCCGCTGAAGCTTTAGCTGTCCTCGATAACGAATATTCCAATCGCCACATTGACCTCGATCCTAAAGGTTATTTCCTAATCTATCTCGACCGCGAACAGGGATTGATTTGCGCGAAACATTTCACCAATGCAATTAATGATCAAGGTTTAGCGACTGACCCAGAGACTGGCGAAGTTTTATCTTGTAAAGGGGATTTGGGGCGATCGCACACGACTGTTTACACCGGACGCACCGCGAAAGAACTCGGCATGAAAATTACGGAAGAGGCTGACCCTTGCCCCATTTCAATGTTTGACCATGCTCTATATCTTGGACGCGAATTTGTTCGTGCGGAAATTGCCTTGCTTACTGGTGCAGAATATATCCAAGACTAG
- the polA gene encoding DNA polymerase I, with amino-acid sequence MTKPLLLLIDGHSLAFRCYYAFSKSRSGALRTSTGIPTSICYGFLNALERVIENQKPTSVAIAFDLPKPTFRHDADENYKANRSETPDDFVPDYLNLRELLTSLNVTQVTAEGYEADDVLATLAHHASEAGQQVKILTGDRDLFQLVSPEKNTSILYLDTRGVKSGTYQEFDPEAVEEKLGVLPEQVIDFKALAGDSSDNYKGVKGIGEKTAIKLIKEFGTLDNIYANLDNIKGATKKKLIEDKESAYHCQKLARISLEAPFDIPLDELHLKGFEVDKAVEILTKLELKKFIQNIGKLQQTFGAETIEIPAPAAVNLDNSQINAAGNEQLSIFASPATETTASKSAEPAITEDFLKPQIIDTPKKLDDLVNLLKTKTDANDPVAWDTETTGLDPREVDLVGIGCGWGLEPTDVAYIPVSHTAGEQLPREEIYQALQPILADKKYPKVFQNAKFDRAIFNHQGLDLNGVVFDTMLASYVLQPESKHNLTDLSLRYIGNIVAKSYKDLGLTKKQTIADLDIPTAANYCGLDVYTTYALVEKLKDELEKVEDVDKLLREVELPLEPVLYQMESNGIRIDLDYLQELSSELGEDLEKYEERVENIAGRRFNLNSPKQLGEVLFDELGFDTKGVRKTKTGAYSTNQAVLEKLHSQTNHPSHKIIDYILEYRTLAKLKSTYVDALPTLVSKKTGCVHTDFNQTITSTGRLSSSNPNLQNIPIRTEFSKRIRKAFIPRDGWILAAADYSQIELRILTHLSQEPTLLNAYNTGGDVHRVTAQLIFEKDTPEDVTTEERRLGKIINFGVIYGMGSQRFAREAGVPKSQGKEFIERYHERYSKVFEYLELVKKQAIAQGYVTTILNRRRNFNFASQEWQKLKGSDPLAIDLEVLQKKNRNYNDIQALRAAANAPIQGSSADIIKVAMIQIHELLKDYEAKLLLQVHDELVFEMPPEEWDELQAKIKLTMENAVSLSIPLVVEINRGANWMEAK; translated from the coding sequence ATGACTAAGCCCCTGTTACTCCTTATCGATGGACATTCCTTGGCGTTTCGCTGCTACTACGCCTTTTCCAAGTCCAGAAGCGGGGCTTTACGCACTTCCACCGGGATTCCCACCAGTATTTGCTACGGTTTTCTGAATGCGCTCGAACGGGTCATCGAAAATCAAAAACCTACTAGTGTGGCGATCGCCTTTGACCTGCCCAAACCGACCTTCCGCCACGATGCCGACGAAAACTACAAAGCCAACCGCAGTGAAACTCCCGATGATTTTGTGCCGGATTACCTTAATCTACGGGAACTCCTCACCAGCCTCAATGTCACCCAAGTCACAGCCGAGGGTTATGAAGCCGACGATGTTCTCGCGACCCTCGCCCACCACGCTAGTGAAGCCGGACAACAAGTGAAAATCTTGACCGGCGATCGCGACCTGTTTCAGCTCGTTAGCCCAGAAAAAAATACCAGCATTCTTTACCTCGATACCCGCGGCGTGAAAAGCGGCACTTACCAAGAATTTGACCCAGAAGCCGTCGAAGAAAAACTAGGCGTTTTACCAGAGCAAGTAATCGACTTTAAAGCCCTCGCCGGAGACTCATCCGATAACTACAAAGGCGTTAAAGGTATCGGCGAAAAAACAGCGATCAAACTCATCAAAGAATTTGGCACCCTCGATAATATCTATGCCAACCTCGACAACATCAAAGGCGCAACAAAAAAGAAACTCATCGAAGACAAAGAAAGCGCCTACCATTGCCAAAAACTAGCACGGATTTCCCTCGAAGCACCCTTTGATATTCCTTTAGACGAGCTCCATCTAAAAGGTTTTGAAGTAGATAAAGCTGTTGAGATTTTAACAAAACTCGAACTAAAAAAATTCATTCAAAATATTGGCAAACTCCAGCAAACCTTTGGAGCAGAAACAATTGAAATTCCTGCACCCGCTGCCGTAAATCTCGATAATAGCCAAATCAACGCCGCAGGCAATGAACAGCTTTCAATTTTTGCCAGTCCAGCAACAGAAACAACAGCATCAAAATCAGCTGAACCTGCCATTACCGAAGACTTTTTAAAACCACAAATTATTGATACCCCTAAAAAATTAGACGACTTAGTTAACCTCCTTAAAACCAAAACCGATGCCAATGATCCCGTCGCTTGGGATACCGAAACCACTGGTCTTGATCCCAGAGAAGTCGATTTAGTAGGCATTGGTTGTGGATGGGGGTTAGAGCCAACAGATGTTGCCTATATTCCCGTTTCCCATACCGCGGGTGAGCAGTTACCTCGTGAGGAAATCTATCAAGCACTACAACCCATTCTGGCCGATAAAAAATATCCAAAAGTCTTTCAAAATGCCAAATTTGACCGTGCCATTTTCAATCATCAAGGCCTAGATCTAAACGGTGTTGTCTTTGATACGATGCTCGCGAGTTATGTCCTACAGCCAGAATCAAAACATAATCTAACGGACTTGAGCCTGCGCTACATCGGCAATATTGTTGCCAAGAGTTATAAAGATTTAGGGTTAACGAAAAAACAAACGATTGCCGATCTAGATATTCCCACTGCGGCGAACTATTGCGGCTTAGATGTTTATACGACCTATGCTTTAGTTGAAAAATTAAAAGATGAATTAGAAAAAGTCGAAGATGTTGATAAATTGCTGCGGGAAGTTGAGCTACCTCTAGAGCCAGTTTTATATCAGATGGAAAGCAACGGTATTCGTATCGATTTGGATTATCTTCAAGAATTATCTAGTGAGTTAGGGGAAGATTTAGAAAAGTACGAAGAGCGGGTCGAAAATATTGCTGGTCGTCGGTTTAATCTCAACTCTCCCAAACAGCTCGGAGAGGTTTTATTTGACGAATTGGGCTTTGATACGAAAGGCGTTCGTAAAACAAAAACAGGTGCTTATTCCACCAATCAAGCAGTCCTCGAAAAGTTGCATTCCCAGACTAATCATCCCAGTCATAAAATCATTGACTACATTTTGGAATACCGTACCCTAGCGAAACTGAAATCAACCTATGTGGATGCGTTACCGACCCTCGTTAGTAAAAAAACAGGTTGTGTTCACACTGATTTCAACCAGACAATAACCTCGACTGGGCGACTGTCTTCTTCTAATCCAAATTTACAAAATATTCCCATCAGAACTGAATTTTCGAAGCGCATTCGCAAGGCTTTTATTCCCCGCGATGGCTGGATTTTAGCAGCGGCTGATTACTCTCAAATTGAGCTGAGAATCTTGACCCATTTAAGTCAAGAACCAACGCTCTTAAATGCCTATAATACGGGCGGAGATGTGCACCGTGTCACGGCTCAACTCATCTTTGAAAAAGATACTCCAGAGGACGTAACAACGGAAGAAAGACGGCTAGGAAAAATCATTAATTTTGGTGTAATTTATGGCATGGGTTCCCAACGTTTTGCGCGGGAAGCTGGTGTGCCAAAATCCCAAGGTAAAGAGTTTATTGAGCGTTACCATGAGCGCTACTCGAAGGTTTTTGAATATCTTGAACTGGTAAAAAAACAGGCGATCGCCCAGGGTTATGTCACGACAATTCTTAACCGCCGTCGTAATTTCAATTTTGCAAGTCAAGAATGGCAAAAATTAAAAGGTAGTGATCCATTGGCAATTGATCTAGAAGTTCTTCAGAAAAAAAATAGAAACTATAACGATATTCAAGCTTTACGGGCAGCAGCCAATGCCCCCATCCAAGGATCGAGCGCCGACATTATTAAAGTAGCCATGATTCAAATCCATGAGTTGCTGAAGGATTACGAAGCGAAATTATTACTGCAAGTCCACGATGAATTGGTGTTTGAAATGCCACCGGAAGAATGGGATGAATTGCAGGCAAAAATCAAATTGACGATGGAAAATGCGGTGAGTTTATCCATACCTTTAGTGGTCGAAATTAATCGCGGTGCGAATTGGATGGAAGCGAAATAA
- a CDS encoding Fic family protein: MPPSPEIIMDQEMWNLLSEADRALGRLDGSTDALPNPDLLVFMYVRKEALLSSQIEGTQASLMDVLEFESQTLEPSNPQDVEEVVNYIAAINYGLERIHSLPISLRLIREIHGKLMKGVRGSKLSPGEFRRSQNWIGSGGCTLNNASYVPPPPDEMHQCLTNLESFLHSSTPMPILIKVGLAHAQFETIHPFLDGNGRVGRLLVTFLLCEKGVLQRPLLYLSYYFKKYRSDYYDLLQRVRDFGDWESWLKFFLKGVAVTANEAAKTARNIVHLKETSRLLVLDEMGRKSGNAIALLETLYFKPIFTIDHAIEVTGLSYTNANKLVKALCQLDLLREITGQKRNRAFCYDPYLEVFQDD; this comes from the coding sequence TTGCCACCAAGTCCAGAAATCATCATGGATCAGGAAATGTGGAATCTGCTTTCAGAAGCCGATAGAGCATTAGGTCGCTTAGATGGTTCAACAGATGCTCTCCCAAATCCAGATCTACTCGTTTTTATGTATGTACGTAAAGAAGCTCTACTTTCTAGTCAAATTGAAGGAACCCAAGCTTCATTAATGGATGTACTAGAATTTGAATCACAAACTTTAGAACCCAGTAACCCTCAGGATGTTGAGGAAGTCGTTAACTACATCGCAGCAATAAACTATGGTTTAGAACGCATCCACTCATTACCTATCTCTTTACGTTTAATTCGGGAAATTCATGGCAAATTGATGAAGGGGGTACGGGGTTCAAAACTTAGTCCGGGGGAATTCCGTAGAAGTCAAAATTGGATAGGATCGGGTGGTTGCACCCTTAATAACGCTAGCTATGTACCTCCTCCGCCAGATGAAATGCACCAATGTTTAACAAATTTAGAATCTTTTCTACACAGTTCGACTCCGATGCCAATCTTGATTAAAGTCGGATTAGCCCATGCTCAATTTGAAACGATACATCCTTTTTTAGATGGAAATGGTAGGGTCGGTCGGTTATTAGTAACGTTTCTACTTTGCGAGAAAGGTGTTTTACAAAGGCCACTACTCTATCTTTCTTACTACTTTAAAAAATATCGTAGTGACTACTATGATCTTTTGCAAAGAGTAAGGGATTTTGGAGATTGGGAAAGCTGGTTGAAATTTTTCTTGAAAGGTGTCGCTGTTACAGCTAATGAAGCGGCTAAAACAGCACGAAATATCGTTCATCTAAAAGAGACGAGTCGCCTTTTAGTTTTAGATGAAATGGGACGCAAATCTGGAAATGCGATCGCCTTATTGGAGACCCTTTATTTTAAGCCTATCTTTACTATAGACCATGCTATAGAAGTTACAGGATTGTCTTACACTAATGCGAATAAGCTTGTCAAAGCTCTTTGTCAACTTGATTTGTTGAGAGAGATCACAGGTCAAAAACGTAATCGGGCATTTTGCTATGATCCTTATCTCGAAGTTTTTCAAGACGATTGA
- the bioF gene encoding 8-amino-7-oxononanoate synthase — translation MSQKDIYGWVDQSLSTIKKANWYRQTKAIAGKAGAVVELNGRQVVNFASNDYLGLAGDERLINAAIKATKEFGTGSTGSRLTSGHRDLHRELERAIADLKQTEDALVFSSGYLANLGTISAIVNKRDVIFSDQYNHSSLKNGAKLSGATCIDFPHNDVDALRALLAKHRQNYRRCLITADSVFSMDGDLCPLPQLAELAEEFGAMLLVDEAHATGVLGKTGAGVTEHFNCTGKPIIQIGTLSKALGSLGGYVAGSAKLIDFLRNRAATWIYTTGLSPADTAAAIAAIKIIQTESGRRQELWTNITQLKQALGKAEIVPSESAILCFGLENPEQALNLGQVLIKKGFFAPAIRPPTVPTSRIRISVMATHSTQQMQNLIDILQTHLPTS, via the coding sequence ATGTCCCAAAAAGATATTTATGGTTGGGTTGATCAGTCTCTAAGCACCATCAAAAAGGCCAATTGGTATCGGCAAACTAAGGCGATCGCCGGAAAAGCAGGGGCTGTTGTAGAGCTAAATGGGCGACAGGTTGTTAATTTTGCCAGTAACGATTATCTGGGATTGGCTGGGGATGAGCGCTTAATTAATGCGGCCATTAAAGCCACAAAAGAGTTTGGTACTGGCAGCACTGGCTCGCGTCTAACCAGTGGTCATCGGGATTTACATCGGGAACTAGAACGGGCGATCGCCGATCTCAAGCAAACGGAAGATGCCCTTGTTTTTAGTTCGGGCTATCTCGCTAATCTAGGCACAATTTCGGCGATCGTGAATAAACGAGATGTAATTTTCAGCGATCAATATAATCATTCGAGCTTGAAAAATGGCGCAAAACTTAGCGGCGCAACCTGTATTGATTTTCCCCATAATGATGTCGATGCCCTCAGGGCATTACTGGCTAAACACCGACAAAATTACCGCCGCTGTCTGATTACTGCCGATAGCGTCTTTAGTATGGATGGCGATCTGTGCCCTTTGCCGCAATTGGCGGAACTTGCCGAAGAGTTTGGTGCGATGCTCCTCGTGGATGAAGCCCATGCCACAGGCGTTTTAGGGAAAACGGGGGCAGGTGTCACCGAACATTTCAATTGCACTGGCAAACCGATTATTCAGATTGGCACACTCAGTAAAGCCCTCGGCAGTTTGGGGGGCTATGTCGCTGGCTCAGCCAAACTCATCGATTTTCTCCGGAACCGTGCTGCCACTTGGATCTACACCACAGGATTGTCCCCTGCCGACACCGCTGCGGCGATCGCCGCCATTAAAATTATCCAAACCGAATCGGGACGAAGACAAGAACTTTGGACAAATATCACTCAACTCAAACAAGCATTGGGCAAAGCCGAAATTGTCCCCTCAGAATCCGCGATTTTATGTTTCGGTTTAGAAAATCCAGAACAAGCATTAAACCTAGGTCAAGTATTAATTAAAAAAGGCTTTTTTGCCCCAGCAATCCGTCCGCCAACCGTTCCCACAAGCCGTATTCGTATATCCGTAATGGCGACCCATTCGACCCAACAAATGCAGAATTTGATCGACATTTTGCAAACCCATTTACCGACGAGTTGA
- the pgsA gene encoding CDP-diacylglycerol--glycerol-3-phosphate 3-phosphatidyltransferase: MNLPTWITVSRLVGVPFLLILLENPTEQQRLWAIAIFLVVALTDWLDGYLARKLDQVTDLGKFLDPLVDKLLVTAPLLALIHLQQIPAWGVFLIIARELTVAGWRVTGTKKIQGANIWGKAKTVTQIAAIALLIYPINETGAMVALVLFWAAVALTLISGVIYLLPQTPDASQEQPSEGV, from the coding sequence ATGAATTTACCCACTTGGATCACGGTTTCCCGACTCGTTGGTGTGCCTTTTTTATTGATTTTGCTGGAAAATCCCACTGAACAGCAGCGCTTGTGGGCGATCGCCATTTTTCTAGTAGTGGCTTTAACGGATTGGCTAGACGGCTATCTGGCAAGGAAACTTGATCAAGTGACGGACTTAGGCAAATTTCTTGACCCACTCGTCGACAAACTTTTGGTGACTGCGCCCTTACTCGCATTGATTCATCTGCAACAGATTCCGGCATGGGGCGTGTTTCTCATCATTGCGCGGGAATTGACCGTTGCAGGCTGGCGGGTCACTGGCACGAAAAAAATTCAAGGGGCAAACATCTGGGGCAAAGCCAAAACTGTCACGCAAATTGCGGCGATCGCCCTGCTGATTTATCCCATTAATGAAACGGGTGCAATGGTGGCTCTCGTTTTATTCTGGGCTGCTGTCGCTCTGACTTTGATTTCTGGCGTTATTTACCTGTTGCCCCAAACCCCAGATGCCAGCCAAGAGCAGCCAAGCGAAGGTGTTTAG